A part of Cannabis sativa cultivar Pink pepper isolate KNU-18-1 chromosome 6, ASM2916894v1, whole genome shotgun sequence genomic DNA contains:
- the LOC115724969 gene encoding uncharacterized protein LOC115724969 yields MSPFSSCSKAIGSLISRRNNIRHLVRFGEKSGPISYHPNPISVQGISQFPTDANSTFCSSGRRKFFGCNDSVLSKIYEEKRVLGYSPEQLYNVVAAVDLYQDFLPWCQRSQILKQHPHNDENDESFDAELEIGFNFFVESYVSRVELIKPKRVKTTALDTTLFHHLINIWEFNPGPVQGSCNVYFLVDFKFQSPLYGKVASMFFKDVVSRLVGSFNERCRIIYGPATQVLE; encoded by the coding sequence ATGTCTCCATTTTCATCATGTTCAAAGGCCATAGGATCCTTAATTTCTCGAAGAAACAACATAAGGCATCTGGTTAGATTCGGTGAAAAAAGTGGCCCAATTTCATACCATCCTAACCCTATTAGTGTTCAAGGAATTTCTCAATTCCCAACCGACGCAAATAgtactttttgtagtagtggaagAAGGAAATTTTTTGGTTGTAACGATAGTGTTCTATCCAAAATTTACGAGGAGAAGCGCGTTTTAGGGTACTCACCTGAGCAATTATacaatgttgttgctgctgttgaTTTGTATCAAGATTTTCTCCCATGGTGTCAACGTTCTCAAATACTCAAACAACATCCTCATAATGATGAGAATGATGAATCTTTTGATGCTGAATTAGAGATagggtttaatttttttgttgaaagtTATGTGTCTCGTGTAGAATTAATCAAGCCAAAAAGGGTAAAGACAACAGCTTTAGATACTACACTTTTTCACCACTTGATTAACATATGGGAATTCAATCCTGGGCCAGTTCAAGGATCTTGTAACGTTTACTTTTTGGTGGATTTTAAGTTTCAATCACCACTTTATGGGAAGGTAGCATCTATGTTCTTTAAGGATGTGGTTTCTAGGTTGGTTGGTTCATTCAATGAGCGATGTCGAATAATATATGGACCGGCTACCCAAGTTCTTGAATAA
- the LOC115695677 gene encoding uncharacterized protein LOC115695677: protein MSLLLPSKLFCLAPLRNDIPGLYCPGRPLLHTRNQTLRIVCAKRAGKRRYPSEKKRLKSKQKEILAQVKTRNKFEGLWRLSKLGVPVHRDPGKDFLGVSEGLLEAIAKVLEFPVASMLPAEAFSVIRKSFDARKMLKEPKFVYVVDMDVEKLLSLEPRTWDFISQMEPKVGLIEHLSEEKVTGDLINIIRDCTRISEDTISGDGGNKDNFVAKGSLIASSRKPKIAVVGSGPSGLFACLVLAEFGADVTLIERGQPVEQRGRDIGALVVRKVLEMESNFCFGEGGAGTWSDGKLVTRIGRNSDTVLAVMKTLVHFGAPKGILVNGKPHLGTDKLIPLLRNFRQHLQDLGVTIEFGKRVDDLLIEDGQVVGVKVSDSKDQSQSNSQKWGFDSVVLAVGHSARDVYQMLLSHNVALVPKDFAIGLRIEHPQEVINNIQYSRLASEVRSGRGKVPVADYKLVKYVGRENGDVSAGATRSCYSFCMCPGGQVVLTSTNPSEICINGMSFSRRASKWANAALVVTVSTKDFESLNLHGQLAGVEFQREFERRAAILGGGNFVVPVQTVTDFMDGKLSVTSIPPSSYRLGVKAANLHELFPIHITEALQQSISMFNEELPGIISKEGLLHGVETRTSSPIQIPRNTDTYESTSLKGLYPIGEGAGYAGGIVSAAVDGMCAGFAVSNAFDLCHDSIESVFGKTQSSGAVKY, encoded by the exons ATGTCTCTACTTCTTCCCTCCAAGCTTTTCTGCCTCGCTCCTCTTCGAAACGATATCCCTGGACTCTACTGTCCTGGCCGACCTCTACTTCATACTCGTAACCAAACACTACGAATTGTCTGCGCTAAGAGAGCCGGTAAAAGGAGATACCCCTCGGAGAAGAAGAGGCTGAAATCCAAGCAGAAGGAGATATTAGCCCAAGTTAAGACCAGAAACAAGTTTGAAGGTTTATGGAGGCTATCCAAGCTCGGAGTTCCCGTCCATAGAGACCCGGGGAAGGACTTTCTTGGTGTTTCGGAGGGATTGCTTGAAGCCATTGctaaagttcttgaatttcCG GTGGCTTCGATGTTGCCTGCAGAAGCATTCTCAGTGATTCGGAAATCTTTTGATGCACGGAAG atgcTAAAGGAGCCGAAATTTGTATACGTAGTGGACATGGACGTTGAGAAACTTTTGAGTCTGGAGCCTCGTACTTGGGACTTCATTTCTCAGATGGAGCCTAAAGTTGGGCTTATAGAACATTTGTCTGAGGAAAAAGTAACTGGGGACTTGATCAATATTATAAGAGATTGTACAAGGATCTCTGAAGATACCATTTCAGGAGATGGTGGAAATAAAGATAATTTTGTGGCTAAGGGATCTTTAATAGCGTCGTCCAGAAAACCAAAAATTGCAGTTGTGGGTAGTGGACCATCAGGTCTATTTGCGTGTCTCGTTCTTGCAGAATTTGGGGCAGATGTTACATTAATAGAAAGAGGTCAGCCTGTTGAACAAAGAGGACGTGACATTGGTGCTCTTGTTGTTCGAAAGGTTTTAGAGATGGAAAGCAATTTTTGCTTTGGAGAG GGTGGTGCAGGTACCTGGAGTGATGGAAAGTTAGTTACTAGAATTGGAAGAAATAGCGACACTGTTTTGGCG GTTATGAAAACTTTAGTTCATTTTGGAGCTCCAAAAGGAATCTTGGTTAATGGGAAGCCACATCTAGGAACAGATAAACTGATTCCTTTACTTCGCAATTTTCGGCAACATTTACAAGATCTCGGT GTTACTATTGAGTTTGGGAAGAGAGTGGATGATCTTCTCATAGAGGATGGACAAGTCGTTGGCGTCAAAGTATCTGATTCAAAAGATCAATCACAGTCTAATAGCCAGAAGTGGGGATTTGATTCTGTTGTTTTGGCAGTTGGGCATTCTGCGCGTGATGTTTACCAAATGCTTCTTTCTCATAATGTGGCTTTGGTTCCAAAAGATTTTGCT ATAGGTTTGCGGATTGAGCATCCTCAAGAAGTTATAAACAACATACAG TACTCTCGTTTGGCTTCTGAAGTTCGCAGTGGACGTGGAAAAGTACCAGTGGCAGATTACAAGCTTGTCAAATATGTTGGCAGGGAAAACGGTGATGTGTCTGCTGGGGCAACTCGAAGTTGCTATTCTTTTTGTATGTGTCCTGGTGGGCAG GTCGTGCTTACTAGTACAAATCCTTCAGAAATCTGTATCAATGGCATGTCATTTTCTAGGCGTGCATCCAAGTGGGCAAATGCTGCCCTTGTTGTGACTGTCTCGACAAAGGATTTTGAGTCCTTGAATCTCCATGGTCAACTTGCAGGGGTCGAATTTCAG AGGGAATTCGAAAGAAGAGCAGCTATATTGGGAGGAGGAAATTTCGTTGTGCCTGTACAGACAGTAACTGACTTTAtggatggaaagttatctg TAACATCTATACCGCCATCAAGTTATCGATTAGGAGTGAAAGCAGCAAATCTCCATGAGCTGTTCCCAATTCATATAACAGAGGCTTTGCAACAGTCAATCTCAATGTTTAATGAAGAG TTACCAGGAATAATCTCCAAAGAGGGCCTTCTTCATGGTGTAGAG ACTAGAACGAGCTCCCCTATTCAGATTCCCCGTAACACCGACACTTATGAGAGCACATCACTTAAAGGATTGTACCCTATTGGTGAAGGAGCAGGCTATGCTGGAGGGATTGTAAGTGCAGCAGTGGATGGCATGTGTGCAGGTTTTGCTGTGTCAAATGCATTTGACTTGTGTCATGATAGCATAGAGTCAGTTTTCGGCAAGACTCAGAGTTCTGGCGCTGTTAAATACTAG
- the LOC115695936 gene encoding protein DETOXIFICATION 42: protein MLAEKEDSYPCDNSMRLPITIFFKDARLVFKLDKLAEEIASIALPAALALTADPIASLVDTAFIGQIGSVELAAVGVSIALFNQVSRIAIFPLVSVTTSFVAEEDTIGRGKPQTQPQEETENLEQEQLITQNNHGSFDIEAVDNGKRHIPSASSAMVIGGILGLIQAIFLISAAKPLLNFMGVGSDSPMLKPALKYLTLRSLGAPAVLLSLAMQGVFRGFKDTKTPLYAIVVGDATNIILDPIFIFVFRLGVGGAAIAHVISQYLISIILLSRLMSKVDLLPPSIKHLQFGKFLRNGFLLLMRVVAVTFCVTLAASLAARQGPTSMAAFQICLQVWLATSLLADGLAVAGQAILASSFANQDYDKATATASRVLQLGLALGLVLAIFLGVGMPYGAKLFTTDVNVLHLIGIGIPFVAATQPINALAFVFDGVNFGASDFAYSAYSMVMVAILSILCLFVLSSTNGFIGIWVALTIYMSLRTFAGFWRIGTGTGPWKFLHSRS from the exons ATGTTGGCTGAAAAAGAGGATTCATATCCATGTGATAATAGCATGAGACTTcccataaccattttctttaagGATGCCAG ATTAGTGTTTAAATTAGATAAACTTGCTGAGGAAATAGCTTCAATTGCATTACCAGCAGCTCTGGCTTTGACAGCTGATCCAATTGCTTCTTTAGTGGACACAGCATTCATAGGCCAAATTG GGTCAGTGGAGCTAGCTGCTGTAGGAGTTTCTATTGCTTTGTTCAATCAAGTATCCCGAATTGCGATATTCCCTCTTGTTAGTGTCACAACCTCTTTTGTTGCTGAAGAAGATACCATTGGAAGAGGGAAACCTCAAACTCAACCACAGGAGGAGACTGAGAATCTTGAACAAGAACAACTCATAACACAAAATA ATCATGGAAGCTTTGATATAGAGGCAGTTGACAATGGAAAAAGGCATATTCCATCAGCTTCATCAGCTATGGTTATTGGTGGCATCCTAGGCCTCATTCAAGCCATATTCCTTATATCTGCAGCTAAACCATTACTCAACTTCATGGGAGTTGGTTCT gattCACCTATGCTAAAGCCTGCATTGAAGTACTTGACACTGAGGTCCCttggtgctcctgcagttcttCTTTCTCTAGCAATGCAAGGTGTATTTCGTGGATTTAAGGACACGAAAACACCCTTATATGCAATTG TTGTTGGAGATGCGACAAATATAATCTTGGATCCGATTTTTATCTTTGTTTTTCGCCTTGGTGTTGGCGGTGCAGCCATTGCCCATGTCATTTCTCA GTACTTGATTTCAATCATACTATTGTCGAGATTGATGAGTAAAGTTGATTTGTTACCTCCAAGTATTAAACACCTTCAATTTGGTAAATTTCTCAGAAATG GTTTTCTGCTATTAATGAGGGTGGTGGCTGTGACATTCTGTGTAACTCTGGCTGCATCATTGGCTGCGCGCCAGGGTCCAACATCCATGGCTGCTTTTCAAATCTGCCTTCAAGTTTGGCTGGCAACATCTCTTCTTGCAGATGGGCTAGCAGTAGCTGGGCAG GCAATACTTGCAAGTTCATTTGCAAACCAAGACTATGACAAGGCAACTGCCACTGCATCCAGAGTATTGCAG TTGGGATTGGCTCTGGGGTTGGTTCTTGCAATATTCCTTGGAGTGGGAATGCCATATGGAGCCAAGTTATTCACAACCGATGTCAATGTTCTCCATCTCATCGGCATAGGCATTCCG TTTGTTGCAGCTACTCAACCCATCAATGCATTGGCTTTTGTTTTTGATGGTGTCAACTTTGGAGCATCTGATTTTGCATATTCAGCTTACTCCATG GTTATGGTGGCTATTCTCAGCATCTTATGTCTGTTTGTTCTTTCTTCCACAAATGGTTTTATTGGCATATGGGTTGCTTTGACTATCTATATGAGTCTTAGAACATTTGCTGGGTTTTGGag GATAGGGACAGGGACAGGACCTTGGAAATTTTTACACTCCAGGAGctaa